A stretch of the Lentimicrobium sp. L6 genome encodes the following:
- the hutH gene encoding histidine ammonia-lyase, with product MNTHYISSNRLDINIVKSIVFGDYKIALSDESIENIEKCRTYLDEKMKTHEGPIYGINTGFGSLYKHSISKEDLGTLQKNLVMSHACGTGDLVPMEIVKIMIFLKIQSLSYGNSGVQLATVQRLVDFYNNGIYPMVFQQGSLGASGDLSPLAHLALPLIGLGKAFHNGEVKTGEAINKEFKWKPIELQSKEGLALLNGTQFMGAYAVYELIETQKISFLADFIGAISLDAYDGRIEPFHPKVHEIRPHDGQIETAKNIREILEGSEIITRDKVHVQDPYSFRCMPQVHGASKDAISYVTKVVETEINSATDNPNIFPEDDLIISAGNFHGQPLAIALDTLGLALAELGNISERRTYKLVAGQRELPSFLVAKPGLNSGFMIPQYTAASIVSQSKQYTMPASSDSISSSQGQEDHVSMGANAATKTYKITENTMRVLAIELFNAAQALEFRRPAKSSEVIEDFIAAYRTKVAFIEVDKVMHDEIQKSVDFLDALDVEDE from the coding sequence ATGAATACACATTATATTTCAAGTAATAGATTAGATATTAATATTGTAAAGAGTATTGTTTTTGGTGATTATAAAATCGCCTTATCGGACGAATCTATCGAAAACATAGAGAAATGCCGCACTTACCTAGATGAGAAAATGAAAACTCACGAAGGCCCAATCTACGGTATCAATACAGGATTTGGTTCCTTATACAAGCATTCCATTTCAAAAGAAGACCTCGGAACTTTACAGAAGAACTTAGTGATGTCTCACGCTTGTGGTACTGGTGACTTGGTTCCAATGGAGATTGTGAAAATCATGATTTTCCTAAAGATCCAATCTCTTTCCTATGGAAATTCGGGAGTACAATTGGCTACAGTTCAGCGTTTGGTTGATTTCTATAATAATGGTATATATCCAATGGTTTTTCAGCAAGGTTCCTTAGGAGCTAGTGGTGACTTATCTCCTTTGGCTCATTTAGCACTTCCATTAATTGGTTTAGGAAAAGCCTTTCATAATGGAGAAGTAAAAACAGGGGAGGCCATCAATAAAGAATTCAAGTGGAAGCCTATAGAATTGCAATCAAAAGAAGGTTTAGCTTTACTGAATGGAACTCAGTTTATGGGAGCCTATGCGGTTTACGAGTTGATTGAGACCCAAAAAATCAGCTTCTTAGCCGACTTTATTGGCGCCATTTCATTGGATGCTTATGATGGTAGAATTGAGCCTTTCCACCCAAAAGTACACGAGATAAGGCCTCATGATGGGCAAATAGAAACGGCCAAAAACATCCGTGAGATATTAGAAGGTAGTGAAATTATCACTAGAGATAAAGTTCATGTTCAAGACCCATATAGCTTTCGTTGTATGCCTCAGGTTCATGGTGCCAGCAAAGATGCCATTAGCTATGTGACGAAAGTGGTAGAGACAGAAATCAACAGTGCTACTGATAATCCAAATATTTTCCCAGAGGATGATTTAATCATCTCAGCAGGAAACTTCCACGGACAACCTTTGGCTATTGCACTCGATACGCTAGGTTTGGCCTTGGCCGAGCTTGGAAATATCTCCGAAAGAAGAACTTATAAATTAGTGGCAGGACAAAGGGAGTTGCCATCATTTTTGGTAGCCAAGCCAGGACTCAATTCCGGCTTTATGATTCCTCAATATACTGCTGCTTCCATTGTTTCTCAGAGTAAGCAATATACCATGCCAGCCTCCTCCGATTCTATTTCTTCGTCTCAAGGACAAGAAGATCACGTGAGTATGGGTGCTAATGCTGCTACTAAAACCTATAAAATCACGGAGAATACCATGAGAGTTTTAGCCATTGAGTTATTCAATGCTGCACAAGCTTTAGAATTCCGTCGCCCTGCAAAATCAAGTGAGGTCATCGAAGACTTTATTGCTGCATACAGAACAAAAGTAGCATTTATAGAAGTAGATAAGGTGATGCACGATGAGATTCAGAAGAGTGTAGATTTCTTAGATGCTTTGGATGTTGAAGACGAATAG